The proteins below are encoded in one region of Candidatus Rokuibacteriota bacterium:
- a CDS encoding response regulator has translation VTALESREDKERGIEVGANAYIIKSSFDQSNLLEIIRRLV, from the coding sequence CGTGACGGCGCTCGAATCGCGGGAAGACAAGGAGCGCGGGATCGAGGTGGGCGCCAATGCTTACATCATCAAATCGAGCTTCGACCAGTCGAACCTCCTCGAGATCATCCGCCGGCTGGTTTGA